The Mesotoga sp. UBA6090 genomic sequence TCGGCATGCTCGTTATGTTCTTCCATTCTGCGGTCCTCATGACCAAATCATACTGAGTACTGACCATCCCGGGTGGAAACCAACCAAGAATTGAGTAGAAGACAAGAAGGAGCAAAAGCCCAAAGACAAAATCAGGAAGAGACCAACCCACAAGGGCAAAGACCCTTATGAATTGATCTGTAAATTTGTTTTGATTAACGGCTGAAATCACTCCCAACCATATGGCAACTAGAACTACCGGGACAATTGCATAGATTGCCAACTCCAGTGTATAGGGGAAGCGCTCTAGCATCGAAGGAAGAACGCCTTTCTTTCCAACCATTGAGTATCCAAAATCACCCTGAATAACATTGCCTAGCCATTTCAGATATTGAACAGGCATAGGTTCATCAAGACCATATTTCTTTATAAGTCTTTCTGCCGCATCGGGTGTTTTCAATGCTTCCGGACTCTTCACATAAGAAGCAAGTAACCTGTCTGGACCAAGCGCCCAGATCATTGCGAAGATGATCAAAGTAACACCAATCATTATTAATGGCAGCAAAAGGAGCCTTCTGATTATGTAGGCAGTCACCTGAGTATCACCCCTCTTTCATCAAAACAAAAACAATAGTCTATTATAATCCATATCTCCAGTCAAAAAAAGAGCCGGGTAAGAAGGCCCCGGCTCTCTTCGGGATATATTCAGTTACTGATTTTTGGAAAGCTGGTAGTAGTAGAATCCAGATCTTACTAGATGCGGATACCACCCTTCAACCCAAGGCGCCCTTACGTTAAGACCCGTCGGCATATACAGGGGAATACCGATTGCAGCATCAATAACCTTTTCCTGGACGCTTCTATAGAGATTGAATCGCTCTTCGTTATCGACAGATACTGCTGCAGCGCTTATTTCGGCATCTACATTTGCAGCTGCCCATTCCTGGAAAGGTTCGCCCTGTCTTGAAGCGTAAACTCCATAGCTTGCGTAGTAAGTAGCAATGAAATTGTGCGGGTCAGGATAGTCTGCCAGCCAGCCTATAGTGAACAACGGAAGGAACCCATTCCTCTGGGCTGCTAGATAGGTCGGCCACTGTACTCCAAGAGGTTCGACTTTAAACTTCGGATTGACTGAATTTACAAAGTAAGCAAGCATCTCTGCTATAGTCTGTCTAGCATCGTTACCTGTATTGTACAGAAGCTGAATCTTGAATCCTTTTTCCCAGACTTCTCCGCCCCAGGCCTGCTTGAACTCGGCGGCGGCCTTTGCAAGATTGAATTCTGGAAGAGGAAGAGTTTCATCATATCCAAGGAAACCTTTCGGGAGATCTGATGGGACAAGCTCTCCAAGACCATTCAGGACTTCATCTACGAATGTTGCCCCGTCATAGCAGAATGAGAAAGCTCTTCTAACATGAATGTCCGAAAAGAAATCTCTTGGAACGCCATTTCCATCAAGCTTTCCACTTCCAAGATACTCGCTACCCTCTGTAACAAGCCAGTTAAAGTGAAGAGACGTGATGCTCGCAGTAGGGTAACCCTTTGTCACAACGGCTTTACCTTCAGCTGCAAGAGCCTCTGCCTGATCCAGATAAGGAGCGCCAAAGTACGCAATGTCTGCATCTCCGGCTTCGAAAATCGCCTTCCTTGTGGAGAATTCGTCAACGCCCCAAATAACGACATTCTTTATTGCAGCTGGGCCTGCCCAGTAGTCGTCAAATCTTTCGAGAACTACCCTCTGCTGAGCTGAATCCCAAGCAACCAGCTTGAAAGGACCAGAACCTGCTTCGGCATTATGGAATGGACTTTCCTGTGGTTCTAGGTCATGCCATTTCCACCAACCATCTGCTTTGCCGTCCCAAGCACCGTTTTCGATTCCCCACTTGGAGTCGGTAATGGCAGCCCAAGATCCGAAATGCGCTATTGTATTCAGAAATGGACCCCACGCAGCGTCAAGAACGAAAATTACATTATTTCCATCGACTTCGACTTTAGGATCAACGACTTCTTCATAGAACGAAATCAGCATCGCCTTTGCTTCTTCAGATGTCGGATTTCTTTCCGCATCCACTGCTTCTGAATAAGCCATTCCAGCGTAGTGTTCAAACCAACCCTCTACGCTTGCAAAAGAACCAGCGGTGAGTGCCTCAATTATCATCCACTGAGGTCCTCCTGACGGATCACCGAGTATGTATCTCTCGAATGAGTATTCCACATCTGCAGGAGTCAGCAAATTACCAGTATGGAACTTGACGCCTTCTCTGATTGGGAAGGTGAATACAGTTCCTTCTGGGTTTACAAGGCCATTTTCGGCACTAGGTACTTCGGTCGAAATCATCGGCAGATAGTCTGTGACTGATTCACCGTCATACTGGATTAGGTTCTCATAAAGGTTAAGAATAACTTCTCCACTTGCGGTGTCATATGAGTGGAGCGGATCAAGAGTCTCCGGTTCACTAATAGTGAGATTAACGAATGTTTCTGGGTCGCTTGCAAACGCAGTAAAAGCTAAGAAAAGCACAGTAAGTGTTACCAGTAAAATCTTTTTCACTAATGTTGCCCCCTTTCAAAATAGAGATGAGTGTGATAGTACAATTATAATCTATGGAGCCTCTAAATTCAAAATGCCGTTAACCTGTACGTATTATTTCGTAATGCAAATCAACTTCGCGAATTATTCTATTGACAACGCTCTTAAGACGATGGTAGAATCAATCTTGTTCGGGTGCGTAGCTCAGTGGAAGAGCGCTTCCTTGACGAGGAAGAGGCCGTAGGTTCAATCCCTACCGCACCCACCAGAGGGGAGAGATTGTCTCTCCCTATATTTTTTCTAGAGTCTTAAGTATCAACTTACTCATATCGCTTCCCGCTCTCTTAGCCATTTCAAGGACTTCCTCGGCTGTGAGAGGCTTCAAATCGTCGGGAACGGCTCTATCCGATATCGCGGAAAGGCCGAGCACTCTGATACCTGCGTGACGCGCCACTATAACTTCCGGCACGGTCGACATACCCACAGCATCTGCGCCAAACCTTCTCAGCATCCTTAATTCCGCAGGAGTCTCGAAGTTTGGCCCTGCCACACCAACATAAACTCCTTCATAGACACCCACGCCAAGCTCTTTAGCAGAAATAAGAGCCTTGTCAAACAGATCGCTGTCTATGGGCTCGCTCATATCCGGGAACCGAGGACCCCATTCATCGACGTTTTGACCTATCAGAGGATTATCACCCATGAAGTTTATGATGTCTTTGATGAGCATGATTCTACCCACTTCGAAATCAGGGTTGAGACCGCCCGAAGCATTGGTGATCAGAAGTACTTCTACACCCAGTTCTTGCATTATCCTTATTGGGAAGGTCACAGTTTTCATGGAGTAACCTTCGTAAAAATGAAAACGCCCATTCATTAGCATCACATTGTGGTGAAGGGCATTTCCGAAAGTTAGTTCGCCCTTATGACCGGGAGCAGTTGACAACGGGAAGCCGGGAATCTCATCGTAAGGAATTGAAACGGTATTTTCAAGGCTATTAGATACATCTCCAAGTCCGCTGCCTAGAATCACTGCAACTTTTGACTTCAGCTCAACTTCCTTTTCAATGAAACGAGCAGCTCTCTTCACGTTCTCAACATAATCCCTGAGCTCTTCTTGAAGTACAGAAATACTCATGCTCGTCCTCCTTATAAGTCATATACTTTATTATATCAAAACGTCAAACAGCTTGCTGGAACTATGCTATAATCTCACTGAATTAGTCCTGATTAGCTGAATTTCGAGAGGAGAGATCTGATGAGGTTTTCACAACTCTATGCTCCAACATTAAGAGATGCTCCGGCCGATGCAGACCTAGTAAGTATCAAGCTTCTCGTTCGTGGTGGATTTGTCAGAAAAGTTGCCGCCGGTATCTACTCATTCCTTCCGCTTGGTCTCCGGGTTCTCAAGAAGATTGAAGAGATCGTTCGTCAAGAGATGAACGCAATCGGTTCTCAAGAGATTCTGATGCCAATCATACAGCCGGCAGAATTATGGCACGAGACAGGCAGATGGGACGACTATGGCCCCGAGATGATGAGAATGAAGGACAGGCACGAGAGGTTCTTCACGCTAGGACCTACCCATGAAGAGATCATAACCCATCTTCTAAGAAACGAGCTTAATTCATACAAGCAGCTTCCTGTATCTCTCTTCCAGATTGCAATGAAATACAGGGATGAGATTCGTCCGAGATTCGGCCTCATGAGATCAAGAGAGTTCCTGATGAAGGACGCCTACAGTTTTCACGATTCATGGACTTCTCTTGACGAAACATATAGACAGTTTTACGGAGCGTACAGCAAGATTTTGGAGAGAATAGGACTCGAATTCCTGGTTGTAGAAGCCGATTCTGGAGCAATAGGTGGAAATGAATCCCATGAATTCAACGTGCTTGCTGATTACGGAGAATCGACTTTGCTTTACTGTGACTGCGGATACGCTGCTTCAGATGAAAAGGCGGAGTACCTCTTGAAGGAAGAGACCCAGGAAAGGAAAACCTCAGATTTGCAGCTAGTTCCAACACCGAATTCCAGGACTGTGGAGGAAGTGGCAGACTGCCTGAGCGTAACCCCAAAGGACATTGTGAAATCACTCATTTATAAAGGTAGAAAAGGGTACTATATGGCTCTAATTCGTGGAAACGAAGAGCTCAACGAATCGAAGCTCAAGGCTGCCCTTGAGGATCAGACTCTTACCATGGCGACCCCTCAGGAAGTACTGGACCTGTTAGGGGTGCCGATCGGCTTCGTTGGTCCGATTGGACTTCCCAAGAATGTAGCAATAATCGCCGATCATACAATCAAAGGTTTGAATAACGCGGTTTGCGGAGCTTTGAAGGAAGGATACCATTACTTCGGCGTTCTTCCCGGCCGTGATTTCGAGATAGACTCCTGGCATGATTTGAAAGTGGTGAAAGAGGGAGATCCGTGTCCCAAGTGTGGAATTCCAATGAAGTCCGCTAAAGGCATAGAGGTAGGACACATCTTCAAGCTCGGAACCAAGTATTCGGAAAAAATGAACGGATACGTAACCGATGATCAGGGTAATAGTATTCATTATATTATGGGCTGCTATGGCTGGGGAGTGTCCCGAACCATAAGTGCCATAGTCGAGCAGTTACATGACGAAAATGGAATAATATGGCCCCTGTCCGTCACTCCGTTCGAAATCATAATAACTGCCGTAAATGCTAAGGACCCTGATGTCCTGAAGAAATCTGAGGAAATATACGAGCTTCTGATTAAGGAGGGCTACGATGTTCTCCTTGACGACAGGGAGATTTCTCCTGGAATGAAGTTCAAGGATGCCGATCTCATTGGGATTCCCATAAGAGTCACTCTGGGAAAGAAACTTCAGCAGGACATTGTTGAGGTCAAAGCCAGAACTGAAAAGAAACCGCTTGAAGTCAGCATCCAAGAAGGACTTGACCTTCTTCTCGAGGAGATAAGGAAAGAGCTGTCAATGTATAGACCGGTTGGCATAGTGGGGAACGAATGATGGGTGCCTTTTCTAAACTAAAGGATAGCCTGAAGAAAACAAGAGAAGGCTTTTTCAAGAGAGTGAAGAAGCTCCTGTCTTTCGAAACGCTTGATGCAGCTGCTCTTGAAGAGATTGAGGAGCTACTTATCCTGTCAGATATGGGCTCTGAAACGGTCGAAGAGGTAATTGAAGCGCTCAGAGAGAGAACAGAGAAAGGTAGAGAGCCTGTAGAGGTATTGAAGGAAGTGCTGATAGAAATTCTTGACATACAATTTGAAGTTCCACAAGCAAAACCATACGTGATCTCTGTTGTAGGTGTAAACGGCACCGGAAAGACCTCGACAATAGGCAAGCTTTCAAAGCTTTACTCCATGAACGGAAAGAAGGTTGTCCTTGCGGCATGTGATACTTTCAGAGCTGCCGCCGTTGAACAGCTGAGAATCTGGAGCGAGAGGGCAAATGTTGATTTCATAAACCAGGGACAGGGTGCCGACTCGGCCGCCGTTGCTTTCGACGCAATAAGCCACGCGGTCAGCAAAGGGAAAGATATCGTCATAATCGATACTGCGGGGAGATTGCACACGCGAAGCAACCTGATGGAAGAACTGAAGAAAGTGCACAGAGTGATCGGCAAGGCATCACCAGGAGCTCCGAGTGAAGTTTTGCTTGTTCTGGATGCCACTACTGGACAGAACGGTCTGGTTCAGGCAAAGAAATTTAAGGAGGCCGTCGACGTAACCGGTATTGTCTTAACCAAACTTGATGGCACGGCAAAGGGTGGAATAATCTTTGCAATCGTCAAGGAACTTGGAATACCGGTGAGATACATAGGCGTCGGAGAGAAGGAAGACGACTTGAAGCCCTTCGACAACAGGGAATTCGTGAACGCTCTTCTGTCTTCCGGGGAAGAGAGTTCAGAGGAGGCTTAGAAATGGGTTTTACACTTAAGAGCAGTTACGCTTTGAGAGCACTTTATAAGATGGCAAAGTCGACCCGTGAAGGAAAGGAAAAACTCTCGCTTGTGGAGATCGTACAGGGCAATGAGATCCCAAGAGACTTTTTGGAGAAGATCTTCGGAGAGTTAAGACAAGCGGGAATAATAAAGGCAGTGAGAGGCAGATACGGAGGATACTGTTTGGCAAGACCCGCCAATGAGATTCTTCTGAGAGACGTGATACTCAAGCTCGACCGACCAATGAACTCGTATGCCTGTCTTCAGCAGAACGGCAAGTGCCTTGAAGATCCCGACTGCACCGTAAAGTATGTATGGTTTAGACTATATAACGCAATGATGAGGGAATTGGGTTCAATGACGCTTGAAGATCTTCTTATCTACGGCGACAAGATTAGCGAGATTCCCCCAGAGTCTTACAAAATACCGGAGAACCCCAGGTAACAGATTATGAAAGGAGGGGCGCCTGTCTCAAACAAGTCGGAATGACTAGGCGCTATTTGAAGATGAAGGCCGTTTATCCCGGTTCTTTCGATCCCA encodes the following:
- a CDS encoding ABC transporter permease, translating into MTAYIIRRLLLLPLIMIGVTLIIFAMIWALGPDRLLASYVKSPEALKTPDAAERLIKKYGLDEPMPVQYLKWLGNVIQGDFGYSMVGKKGVLPSMLERFPYTLELAIYAIVPVVLVAIWLGVISAVNQNKFTDQFIRVFALVGWSLPDFVFGLLLLLVFYSILGWFPPGMVSTQYDLVMRTAEWKNITSMPTIDALLNGRLDIFIDALRHIILPVLTLAYLWWAYLLRITRSSMLEVLRKDYIRTARAKGVPERIVINKHAKRNAMIPVITVAGGSVMGLLGGTVFVETIFSRVGMGRFLADAASLLDYWSIIGGALFFSFIMVVGNLVVDVSYALVDPRIRLE
- a CDS encoding ABC transporter substrate-binding protein; this encodes MKKILLVTLTVLFLAFTAFASDPETFVNLTISEPETLDPLHSYDTASGEVILNLYENLIQYDGESVTDYLPMISTEVPSAENGLVNPEGTVFTFPIREGVKFHTGNLLTPADVEYSFERYILGDPSGGPQWMIIEALTAGSFASVEGWFEHYAGMAYSEAVDAERNPTSEEAKAMLISFYEEVVDPKVEVDGNNVIFVLDAAWGPFLNTIAHFGSWAAITDSKWGIENGAWDGKADGWWKWHDLEPQESPFHNAEAGSGPFKLVAWDSAQQRVVLERFDDYWAGPAAIKNVVIWGVDEFSTRKAIFEAGDADIAYFGAPYLDQAEALAAEGKAVVTKGYPTASITSLHFNWLVTEGSEYLGSGKLDGNGVPRDFFSDIHVRRAFSFCYDGATFVDEVLNGLGELVPSDLPKGFLGYDETLPLPEFNLAKAAAEFKQAWGGEVWEKGFKIQLLYNTGNDARQTIAEMLAYFVNSVNPKFKVEPLGVQWPTYLAAQRNGFLPLFTIGWLADYPDPHNFIATYYASYGVYASRQGEPFQEWAAANVDAEISAAAVSVDNEERFNLYRSVQEKVIDAAIGIPLYMPTGLNVRAPWVEGWYPHLVRSGFYYYQLSKNQ
- a CDS encoding purine-nucleoside phosphorylase, whose protein sequence is MSISVLQEELRDYVENVKRAARFIEKEVELKSKVAVILGSGLGDVSNSLENTVSIPYDEIPGFPLSTAPGHKGELTFGNALHHNVMLMNGRFHFYEGYSMKTVTFPIRIMQELGVEVLLITNASGGLNPDFEVGRIMLIKDIINFMGDNPLIGQNVDEWGPRFPDMSEPIDSDLFDKALISAKELGVGVYEGVYVGVAGPNFETPAELRMLRRFGADAVGMSTVPEVIVARHAGIRVLGLSAISDRAVPDDLKPLTAEEVLEMAKRAGSDMSKLILKTLEKI
- a CDS encoding proline--tRNA ligase; protein product: MRFSQLYAPTLRDAPADADLVSIKLLVRGGFVRKVAAGIYSFLPLGLRVLKKIEEIVRQEMNAIGSQEILMPIIQPAELWHETGRWDDYGPEMMRMKDRHERFFTLGPTHEEIITHLLRNELNSYKQLPVSLFQIAMKYRDEIRPRFGLMRSREFLMKDAYSFHDSWTSLDETYRQFYGAYSKILERIGLEFLVVEADSGAIGGNESHEFNVLADYGESTLLYCDCGYAASDEKAEYLLKEETQERKTSDLQLVPTPNSRTVEEVADCLSVTPKDIVKSLIYKGRKGYYMALIRGNEELNESKLKAALEDQTLTMATPQEVLDLLGVPIGFVGPIGLPKNVAIIADHTIKGLNNAVCGALKEGYHYFGVLPGRDFEIDSWHDLKVVKEGDPCPKCGIPMKSAKGIEVGHIFKLGTKYSEKMNGYVTDDQGNSIHYIMGCYGWGVSRTISAIVEQLHDENGIIWPLSVTPFEIIITAVNAKDPDVLKKSEEIYELLIKEGYDVLLDDREISPGMKFKDADLIGIPIRVTLGKKLQQDIVEVKARTEKKPLEVSIQEGLDLLLEEIRKELSMYRPVGIVGNE
- the ftsY gene encoding signal recognition particle-docking protein FtsY: MGAFSKLKDSLKKTREGFFKRVKKLLSFETLDAAALEEIEELLILSDMGSETVEEVIEALRERTEKGREPVEVLKEVLIEILDIQFEVPQAKPYVISVVGVNGTGKTSTIGKLSKLYSMNGKKVVLAACDTFRAAAVEQLRIWSERANVDFINQGQGADSAAVAFDAISHAVSKGKDIVIIDTAGRLHTRSNLMEELKKVHRVIGKASPGAPSEVLLVLDATTGQNGLVQAKKFKEAVDVTGIVLTKLDGTAKGGIIFAIVKELGIPVRYIGVGEKEDDLKPFDNREFVNALLSSGEESSEEA
- a CDS encoding RrF2 family transcriptional regulator — its product is MGFTLKSSYALRALYKMAKSTREGKEKLSLVEIVQGNEIPRDFLEKIFGELRQAGIIKAVRGRYGGYCLARPANEILLRDVILKLDRPMNSYACLQQNGKCLEDPDCTVKYVWFRLYNAMMRELGSMTLEDLLIYGDKISEIPPESYKIPENPR